In a genomic window of Paraburkholderia phenazinium:
- a CDS encoding LysR family transcriptional regulator, giving the protein MTRNLDLDLIRTFVAVVDSGSMTVAANLLHMTQGAVSQQVKRLEDVLDCLLFVRKTRKLELSHQGEQFLVKARQLLRLNDEIWADMTGQLLRGRLRVGVPYDLVTPLAPALKAFAEAYPHVEISLVCAASPELNEAVNSGRVDVSLVEYVGSEAEGEVIRVEPLVWVKGRGSDAWQKRPLPLSMVDERCAFRPVVLGALANEGIAWRTVFESGKSRPIGGTQDSPERSHAPAEFGQNEQRGYPLAVSDLRRRTTVRPIATPCCRCRRKPCSHCGRRLDVQPVQPRLFVPADLVA; this is encoded by the coding sequence ATGACACGAAACCTCGATCTCGATCTGATCCGCACCTTCGTCGCCGTAGTCGATAGCGGCAGCATGACTGTCGCCGCAAATCTTCTGCACATGACGCAGGGCGCCGTCAGCCAGCAGGTGAAACGCCTCGAAGACGTGCTGGACTGTCTTCTATTCGTGCGCAAGACGCGCAAGCTGGAACTGTCGCATCAAGGCGAGCAGTTTCTCGTCAAGGCGCGCCAACTGCTGCGGCTGAACGACGAAATCTGGGCCGATATGACCGGCCAGCTGCTGCGCGGCCGCCTGCGCGTCGGCGTGCCCTACGATCTCGTAACGCCGCTTGCGCCCGCGCTGAAGGCATTCGCCGAAGCCTATCCGCACGTGGAGATTTCATTGGTGTGCGCAGCGTCGCCTGAATTGAACGAGGCGGTGAATAGCGGTCGCGTGGACGTGTCGCTGGTCGAATACGTCGGGAGCGAAGCCGAAGGCGAAGTTATTCGCGTCGAACCGCTGGTGTGGGTGAAGGGACGCGGCAGCGATGCGTGGCAGAAGCGGCCGCTGCCGCTGTCGATGGTAGACGAACGTTGCGCGTTCCGTCCGGTGGTGCTCGGCGCGCTCGCGAACGAGGGAATTGCGTGGCGCACGGTGTTCGAGAGCGGCAAAAGCCGACCCATAGGGGGTACTCAGGATTCTCCGGAACGGTCACACGCACCAGCCGAATTTGGCCAGAACGAGCAACGCGGGTACCCCCTCGCGGTCAGTGACTTGCGCCGACGGACGACGGTGCGCCCGATTGCGACCCCGTGCTGTCGCTGCCGCCGTAAGCCGTGTTCGCATTGCGGTCGGCGCCTTGACGTTCAGCCCGTTCAGCCCAGACTTTTTGTACCTGCTGACCTTGTGGCGTAG
- a CDS encoding cupin domain-containing protein: MAVYPFAESFDLESAFGDVSDYWSPKVVAQVNDQYVKIAKVRGQLVWHDHAHEDELFFVVRGHLKIEYEGGRVVDLPAGSMHVVPRGTRHNPVADEECWIVLIEPMQTKHTGDVESPLTRTIDEQLR, from the coding sequence ATGGCTGTTTACCCCTTCGCCGAATCATTCGACCTCGAATCCGCGTTCGGCGACGTGTCCGACTATTGGTCGCCCAAAGTCGTCGCGCAGGTCAACGATCAATACGTGAAGATCGCAAAAGTGCGCGGCCAACTCGTGTGGCACGACCACGCGCATGAGGACGAATTGTTCTTTGTCGTGCGCGGGCATCTGAAGATCGAATACGAAGGCGGCCGCGTTGTCGATTTGCCAGCAGGTTCGATGCATGTGGTGCCGCGCGGTACGCGGCACAACCCGGTCGCCGATGAGGAATGCTGGATCGTGCTGATCGAGCCCATGCAGACGAAACACACGGGCGACGTGGAATCGCCGCTGACGAGGACAATTGACGAACAATTGCGTTGA
- a CDS encoding HNH endonuclease — translation MSRIAIYRLLRVGGGTAWGQKDFREALLDAYAGRCAITQCDATAVLEAAHITPYAGEHTHRRVNALRVPLRAPPIHFEN, via the coding sequence ATGTCTCGCATCGCAATATACCGGCTTCTCAGAGTGGGTGGAGGCACTGCATGGGGCCAGAAAGATTTTCGCGAGGCCTTGCTGGACGCCTACGCCGGTCGTTGCGCCATCACCCAATGCGACGCAACGGCCGTGCTCGAGGCCGCCCACATTACCCCCTACGCTGGGGAGCACACGCACCGGCGCGTCAACGCGCTGCGTGTCCCGCTTCGCGCACCGCCGATTCATTTCGAAAATTGA
- a CDS encoding LysR family transcriptional regulator, which translates to MLDGVSLDQLRTFIAAVDEGSFSAAARRLNRVQSAVSGWVSALEEQIGITLFDRSGRFPKLTPEGVLLLADARAIVSGVDTLKARAKLMASGVEAELSVVFDVFFPTAAISEAARAFTKRFPLTPLRIFVEGLGAGYQPVLEGRCTLGILASLPIDFPSLAVDRLGTVPLVMVAARGHPLAKFEGHIPKKELSKHVQLVLTDRSQLLAGRDYGVLSSTTWRLADLSTKYALLKDCVGWGGMPLHMVEKDIASGDLVALDVDGVPRAGAMLTISAVYPAATPPGPAGRWLVEHLKDWSSARESPAPAKL; encoded by the coding sequence ATGCTCGACGGCGTATCCCTCGACCAGCTTAGAACATTCATCGCCGCGGTGGACGAAGGAAGCTTCTCCGCGGCGGCTCGACGCTTGAACCGCGTGCAGTCCGCAGTCAGCGGCTGGGTGAGTGCTTTGGAGGAGCAGATCGGCATCACACTATTCGACAGGTCAGGGCGTTTCCCAAAACTAACGCCTGAAGGCGTGCTCCTTCTTGCGGATGCGCGGGCCATCGTGTCGGGTGTTGACACCCTCAAAGCTCGGGCAAAGCTCATGGCCTCGGGGGTCGAGGCCGAGCTCTCCGTGGTGTTCGATGTCTTCTTTCCCACTGCCGCCATCAGCGAGGCAGCCAGAGCGTTCACCAAGCGCTTCCCGTTGACGCCGTTACGGATCTTCGTGGAGGGTTTGGGTGCTGGGTATCAGCCGGTACTGGAGGGGCGCTGCACGTTGGGAATCCTCGCCTCACTCCCAATCGACTTCCCGTCGCTGGCTGTCGACCGCCTCGGCACCGTCCCGTTGGTGATGGTTGCTGCGCGTGGCCACCCGCTTGCAAAATTCGAGGGCCATATTCCCAAGAAGGAACTCTCTAAGCACGTGCAACTGGTCTTGACCGATCGTTCACAGCTGCTCGCTGGCCGCGACTACGGGGTCCTATCGTCTACGACCTGGCGCCTGGCCGATCTGTCCACGAAATATGCGTTGCTCAAGGACTGTGTCGGCTGGGGAGGGATGCCTCTTCACATGGTGGAGAAAGACATTGCCTCCGGTGACCTGGTCGCCCTTGACGTCGATGGTGTCCCGCGCGCCGGAGCCATGCTGACCATTTCTGCCGTCTACCCAGCCGCAACGCCTCCTGGTCCAGCTGGCCGCTGGCTCGTTGAGCATCTGAAAGACTGGTCGAGCGCAAGAGAGTCGCCTGCACCCGCAAAACTCTAG
- a CDS encoding class I SAM-dependent methyltransferase: MYDQSKLAELIRFSRVDAGATVIDVYPGDGDWTRLFSDVVGPEGRVYSFVPAEVAHFKNDPVGLMRTLAKEPGRENVEVVSADLVAMPQATRPADVLWLHLFYHDLHTALMQAKGATAAEFNRAVYERLKSGGYYVIVDHATAVGVGMSNAQSLHRIDPASVREEVEAAGFVLDAESTVLANKNDPHSGKVFDPSIKGKTDRFAYRFVKP, encoded by the coding sequence ATGTACGACCAATCCAAGCTGGCGGAGTTGATCCGTTTCTCACGCGTCGATGCGGGCGCCACCGTCATCGACGTTTACCCGGGCGACGGCGACTGGACCCGTCTCTTTTCAGACGTCGTGGGACCCGAAGGACGGGTCTACAGCTTCGTGCCGGCCGAAGTTGCCCACTTCAAGAACGATCCGGTCGGCCTCATGCGGACGCTTGCGAAGGAGCCGGGCCGAGAGAACGTCGAGGTCGTTTCCGCGGACCTCGTAGCGATGCCGCAGGCCACTCGACCAGCTGATGTCCTGTGGCTGCACCTGTTCTACCACGACCTCCACACTGCGCTTATGCAGGCCAAAGGCGCGACGGCGGCGGAGTTCAACCGAGCCGTCTACGAGCGACTGAAGTCCGGTGGGTACTATGTCATCGTCGATCACGCCACCGCCGTCGGAGTGGGCATGAGCAACGCCCAGTCGCTGCATCGGATTGACCCTGCGTCCGTGCGCGAGGAGGTGGAAGCGGCAGGCTTCGTACTGGACGCGGAAAGCACCGTTCTCGCCAACAAGAACGATCCGCACTCGGGCAAGGTGTTTGACCCCTCGATCAAGGGTAAGACCGATCGCTTCGCCTATCGGTTTGTGAAGCCCTAA
- a CDS encoding SDR family NAD(P)-dependent oxidoreductase, whose translation MRNLEGKIAVVTGGSSGIGLATAKRFVDEGAHVVITGRREKELKEAAAAIERNITTVVGDVSRLDDLDRLFAVVKEKHGHIDILFANAGAGTIAPLAVASEAHFDQTFDVNVKGMFFTVQKALPLFKDGGSIILNSSVSNVLGLPGFTAYAASKAAVRNFARGWALELKDRKIRVNCMSPGAIDTPALATTTGLTAEQAEQAVAQFTTQIPMGRRGMPEEIAAAVTFLASDESSYITGIDLPVDGGMAQG comes from the coding sequence ATGAGAAACCTAGAAGGCAAGATTGCAGTCGTCACGGGCGGAAGCAGTGGGATTGGCTTGGCCACAGCCAAGCGCTTCGTGGATGAAGGTGCGCATGTCGTAATCACTGGGCGCCGAGAGAAAGAGCTGAAAGAGGCCGCCGCCGCCATCGAGAGAAACATTACGACGGTCGTGGGCGATGTGTCGCGCCTAGACGATCTGGATCGCCTCTTTGCTGTCGTGAAAGAGAAACATGGTCACATCGACATTCTCTTCGCGAACGCGGGCGCGGGGACAATCGCACCGCTCGCGGTAGCTAGTGAGGCCCATTTTGACCAGACCTTCGACGTGAACGTGAAGGGAATGTTCTTTACGGTGCAGAAGGCCCTTCCCCTCTTCAAAGACGGCGGTTCGATTATCCTGAACTCTTCGGTCTCGAACGTGCTCGGGCTTCCAGGATTTACTGCTTACGCCGCGAGTAAGGCCGCTGTGCGCAACTTCGCGCGCGGCTGGGCCTTGGAATTGAAAGACCGCAAGATCCGCGTGAATTGTATGAGCCCCGGAGCAATCGACACCCCGGCCTTGGCGACTACGACGGGCCTTACCGCTGAACAGGCCGAGCAAGCAGTCGCACAGTTCACCACGCAGATCCCGATGGGCCGCAGGGGCATGCCCGAGGAAATCGCTGCAGCAGTCACGTTCCTCGCCTCTGATGAAAGTTCTTACATCACCGGTATCGATCTTCCCGTCGATGGGGGCATGGCGCAGGGCTGA
- a CDS encoding Type 1 glutamine amidotransferase-like domain-containing protein produces the protein MCPYRKLALYSDQDFPANEEMDARLLRLIGRPQPKIGYIPATSDPERIYFRRKADYYAGIGANLVVYVDPSQDTSEAEWSTLLSCDAIHLSGGNTFSFLSWLQRRSVLPLLTRYVSEGGVLIGVSAGAILMTPSVDSALLCGDVRDEQLMDDAGLGLVDFHFWPHFNSESVTGDQSKLSSTIPDLYACPDGSGIVIDGKEVELFGRVHRYASEAIRPTPLED, from the coding sequence ATGTGCCCTTATCGAAAACTGGCGTTATATAGTGATCAAGACTTTCCAGCTAATGAAGAAATGGATGCGCGTCTTCTACGGTTGATCGGACGACCGCAGCCGAAGATTGGATATATCCCCGCGACAAGCGATCCAGAGCGCATTTACTTCCGGCGTAAAGCTGACTACTACGCTGGGATTGGCGCGAATTTGGTAGTGTATGTAGACCCTAGTCAAGACACATCGGAAGCGGAATGGTCGACTCTGCTGTCGTGCGATGCGATCCACCTATCTGGCGGGAATACGTTTTCGTTCTTGTCGTGGCTGCAGCGACGCAGCGTACTGCCGCTCCTGACTCGGTACGTATCCGAAGGAGGGGTGCTGATCGGTGTAAGCGCGGGCGCTATCTTGATGACACCCAGCGTGGATTCAGCATTACTGTGCGGCGATGTTCGGGACGAACAGTTGATGGATGACGCAGGACTCGGCCTTGTAGATTTCCACTTTTGGCCACACTTCAATTCTGAAAGCGTTACCGGAGATCAGTCGAAATTGTCCTCTACTATCCCGGACCTCTACGCGTGTCCCGACGGTTCGGGGATTGTCATTGACGGCAAGGAAGTCGAGTTATTCGGACGGGTTCATCGATACGCTTCAGAAGCGATTCGTCCTACTCCTCTTGAGGATTGA
- a CDS encoding IS1182 family transposase: protein MGRYVEGADRNQTTLLPECLDDFIAEDNPIRVVDVFVGELDLASLGFDGATPASTGRPSYHPAVLLKVYIYGYLNRVQSSRRLERECQRNVELMWLTGRLAPDFKTIAEFRRCNGEGIRNACRRFVNICRNLKLFTHALVAIDGSKFKAVNSRDQNFTPNKIERRQEQIEKSIKRYMDALETADRTQPAEVEAKTSHLREKIDRLREQVRDLDYAAKLLNDLPEKQISLTDPDSRSMLSQAKGTGVVGYNVQVAVDTRHHLIVTHEVTNVGNDRTQLSPMAKAARDAMGRKTLRVLADRGYYSAPEIKACDDAGIAAFVPKSQTSGAKADGRFDRADFIYIATDDEYQCPAGQRATYRFSSVERDNPMTLRTYWSRACPRCPIKSQCTPSDYRRIRRWEHEEVLEAVQRRLDRQLDAMTIRRRTVEHVFGTLKHWMGSTHFQTRRLGNVAAEMSLHVLAYNIKRIISILGFADAMRAMKMAGA, encoded by the coding sequence ATGGGGCGATATGTTGAGGGTGCAGACCGCAATCAAACAACACTGCTGCCGGAATGTCTTGACGACTTCATCGCCGAGGATAACCCAATAAGAGTAGTCGACGTGTTCGTAGGCGAACTTGACCTGGCTTCACTGGGATTCGATGGAGCCACGCCAGCAAGCACAGGGCGTCCGTCTTATCATCCCGCCGTCTTGCTGAAAGTCTACATCTACGGCTATCTCAACCGCGTACAGTCGAGCCGTCGCCTGGAGCGGGAATGCCAGCGCAATGTTGAGCTGATGTGGCTGACCGGCCGTCTTGCGCCAGACTTCAAGACGATAGCCGAGTTCAGGCGATGCAATGGAGAAGGCATTCGCAATGCATGCCGACGTTTCGTGAACATATGCCGCAATCTAAAGCTCTTCACGCACGCCTTGGTGGCCATCGACGGCAGCAAATTCAAAGCTGTGAATAGCCGTGACCAGAACTTCACACCGAACAAGATTGAGAGGCGACAGGAGCAGATCGAAAAAAGCATCAAGCGCTACATGGATGCGCTGGAAACAGCAGATCGGACCCAGCCGGCTGAAGTTGAGGCAAAGACCAGTCATCTGCGAGAGAAGATCGACAGGCTGCGCGAACAGGTGCGCGATCTGGATTACGCAGCGAAGCTTCTGAACGATCTTCCAGAAAAGCAGATCTCCCTTACCGATCCCGATTCGCGCTCGATGCTCTCGCAAGCCAAGGGCACAGGCGTGGTTGGCTACAACGTTCAGGTGGCTGTCGACACCCGTCACCACCTTATCGTGACCCACGAAGTCACAAACGTCGGCAACGACCGCACTCAGTTGAGCCCGATGGCGAAAGCCGCGCGCGATGCCATGGGGAGAAAGACGCTTAGGGTACTCGCGGACCGGGGATACTACAGTGCACCGGAGATCAAGGCTTGTGACGACGCCGGTATTGCCGCGTTCGTGCCCAAATCACAGACATCTGGCGCCAAGGCTGACGGGCGGTTCGATCGAGCTGACTTTATCTATATCGCGACCGACGATGAGTACCAATGTCCGGCGGGACAGCGAGCGACTTACCGGTTCAGCTCCGTTGAGCGCGACAACCCGATGACGTTGCGAACCTACTGGAGCCGTGCATGTCCACGCTGCCCGATCAAAAGCCAGTGCACGCCGTCTGATTACCGGCGTATCCGCCGATGGGAGCACGAAGAAGTCCTTGAGGCCGTGCAACGCAGGCTCGATCGTCAGCTTGATGCGATGACAATTCGCCGTCGCACGGTCGAACATGTGTTCGGCACTCTCAAGCACTGGATGGGTTCAACTCACTTCCAGACTCGCAGGCTCGGTAACGTCGCCGCCGAAATGAGCTTGCATGTGTTGGCGTACAACATCAAACGAATCATCAGTATCCTCGGATTCGCAGACGCAATGCGGGCAATGAAGATGGCTGGCGCGTGA
- a CDS encoding NUDIX hydrolase produces the protein MEDGRYAVSIKGVVFNEPDRVILLLNERQEWELPGGRIERGESPAECVVREFKEELDIAISPAVLLDTYLFEVIPRKHVFIVTYGCQLAGVFCPKISEEHLQACTFDVNVLPVNLPEGYRNSILTWHSRRTRA, from the coding sequence ATGGAAGACGGTCGATACGCGGTATCCATTAAGGGAGTGGTTTTCAATGAACCAGATAGAGTGATTCTGCTGCTCAACGAGCGACAGGAGTGGGAGCTGCCCGGTGGCCGTATTGAACGCGGAGAGAGCCCGGCCGAATGCGTAGTGCGCGAATTCAAAGAAGAACTGGACATCGCCATCAGTCCCGCTGTTCTTCTCGACACCTATCTATTCGAAGTGATTCCGCGAAAGCACGTATTTATCGTTACATACGGTTGCCAGCTGGCCGGAGTGTTCTGCCCGAAGATCAGCGAAGAACATCTACAAGCCTGCACCTTCGACGTCAATGTGCTTCCTGTGAACCTACCGGAGGGATATCGCAATTCAATCCTGACCTGGCACAGTCGACGCACGCGGGCTTAA
- a CDS encoding GNAT family N-acetyltransferase, whose translation MNQQINLRAASQDDEPFLLQLRKLTMTEHLERVAIPVDDEAHYQRIRSNFEDAQIICEGNRSIGLIKLSRMTDEWHVHQIQVTPSHQGRGVGKTVLTAVLNEAKRVGVPVTLSVLHGNPARRLYDQLGFQFVAELPKSTKLIWHP comes from the coding sequence ATGAATCAACAGATCAACTTACGCGCTGCATCTCAGGACGACGAGCCATTTCTCCTGCAACTCCGCAAGCTAACGATGACGGAACATCTGGAACGAGTCGCTATACCCGTCGACGATGAAGCGCACTACCAGCGCATCAGATCAAACTTCGAAGACGCGCAGATTATTTGCGAGGGAAATCGAAGCATAGGGCTAATCAAGTTGAGCCGCATGACCGACGAATGGCACGTACATCAAATCCAGGTGACACCGTCCCACCAGGGAAGAGGTGTCGGCAAAACCGTTTTGACTGCCGTGTTGAACGAAGCGAAGCGCGTAGGTGTACCAGTCACTCTGAGCGTGCTGCATGGCAACCCGGCACGTCGCCTGTATGATCAGCTCGGTTTCCAATTCGTCGCAGAACTACCCAAGAGCACGAAGCTCATTTGGCATCCGTAG